A genomic segment from Spinacia oleracea cultivar Varoflay chromosome 3, BTI_SOV_V1, whole genome shotgun sequence encodes:
- the LOC110780402 gene encoding uncharacterized protein translates to MSNARLLPGFHFKPTELQLLNFYLLPKINDEPLPVIPRMLDANIYGEKGDHPSQVFDSFGSSDREEEDTIRYFFTKLQHVSKKNGVKSKNVIRSVGGYGYWNNNGKIESIKVKNNNQGQGVDEYVEVGSKTSLTFKRGKDIADDHVEWSMIEISTDYSNVVLCKITKKIKKRHLQTISSSIISTTTSAITTVADDGVQRNKRQCVAVQVYQPQEIGVLESGVLGMVQESGVLGMVQESGVLGMVQECGVLGMVQEQETNNNMVNVEQVNFEDLSVGGDDVYLSLEDLGIVNSDNNNTANIREEEGMRKEEEEEEEDDMSLFCKELEEDLSVGDDDVFQSLNSDNNFDGLLDLCSTNPSTTTVVADDDGVQGNKSQCVAVQVDHPQEYVIADDGVQGNKHQCVAVQVDQLQESGVLCPTNPSTTSDTTTVADIAVQVDHPQEYGVLRICQLVVRLANYQSILKII, encoded by the coding sequence ATGTCGAATGCACGTCTACTTCCAGGGTTTCATTTCAAACCAACCGAGTTACAATTACTTAACTTTTATCTTTTACCAAAGATTAATGATGAACCACTTCCAGTAATCCCTCGAATGCTTGATGCTAACATATATGGTGAAAAAGGTGATCATCCATCTCAAGTTTTCGATTCTTTTGGTTCATCAGACCGCGAAGAAGAAGATACAATCAGGTATTTCTTTACTAAATTACAGCATGTTTCAAAGAAGAATGGGGTTAAAAGCAAGAATGTAATTCGAAGTGTGGGTGGTTATGGTTATTGGAATAATAACGGGAAAATCGAGTCTATTAAGGTAAAGAATAACAACCAAGGACAAGGTGTTGATGAATATGTTGAGGTTGGATCAAAAACATCTCTTACCTTTAAAAGAGGAAAGGATATTGCTGATGATCATGTTGAATGGAGTATGATTGAGATTTCAACAGATTATAGTAATGTGGTTCTTTGTAAAATCACAAAGAAGATCAAGAAAAGGCATCTGCAAACAATTTCCAGTAGTATTATTAGTACTACTACTTCTGCTATTACTACTGTTGCTGATGATGGTGTTCAAAGAAACAAACGTCAATGTGTTGCTGTACAAGTTTATCAACCTCAAGAAATTGGTGTTTTGGAATCTGGTGTTTTGGGTATGGTTCAAGAATCTGGTGTTTTGGGTATGGTTCAAGAATCTGGTGTTTTGGGTATGGTTCAAGAATGTGGTGTTTTGGGTATGGTTCAAGAACAAGAAACTAATAATAATATGGTGAATGTTGAACAAGTTAATTTTGAGGATTTGTCAGTTGGCGGTGATGATGTTTATCTGAGTTTGGAAGATCTTGGCATTGTGAATTCTGATAATAATAACACGGCGAATATTAGAGAAGAAGAAGGGATGagaaaggaggaggaggaggaggaggaggatgatATGTCATTGTTTTGTAAAGAATTGGAAGAGGATTTGTCAgttggtgatgatgatgttttTCAGAGTTTGAACTCTGATAATAATTTTGATGGCCTTTTGGATTTGTGTTCAACAAATCCCAGTACTACTACTGTTGTTGCTGATGATGATGGTGTCCAAGGAAACAAAAGTCAATGTGTTGCTGTACAAGTTGATCATCCTCAAGAATATGTTATTGCTGATGATGGTGTTCAAGGAAACAAACATCAATGTGTTGCTGTACAAGTTGATCAACTTCAAGAATCCGGTGTTTTGTGTCCAACAAATCCCAGTACTACTTCTGATACTACTACTGTTGCTGATATTGCTGTACAAGTTGATCATCCTCAAGAATATGGTGTTTTGAGGATTTGTCAGTTGGTGGTAAGATTAGCCAATTACCAGTCAATTTTGAAGATAATCTGA
- the LOC110780175 gene encoding probable trehalose-phosphate phosphatase 6: MMRNKLNKVYNAMGIFKHPSSPQTLGFASNVRSERSSIVRPEPCEQKLTVPNAEYAAYEEWLSDHPSALVSFEEMMTSAKGKKIVMFLDYDGTLSPIVDDPELAFMSDKMRSAVREVAGCFPTAIISGRSRDKVHNFVKLNEVYYAGSHGMDIMAPPRKHKSGDFKYQTPSVGEKGNSAIFQPAQEFLPEIEKIFDELEKATKVFKGVTVEDNRFCISVHYRRAEEKVHSDVKRIVKSVVDKHSRFHKTEGKKVWEVRPSIKWNKGNALEYLLNTLGFDESSDVLPIYIGDDRTDEDAFEVLQKRGQGFSILVSQKPKETRASYSLRDPSEVLTFLLRLAKWRQDS; encoded by the exons ATGATGAGAAACAAGCTGAACAAGGTGTACAATGCAATGGGGATTTTCAAACATCCTTCAAGTCCACAAACTTTAGGATTTGCATCGAATGTACGGAGCGAAAGGAGTAGCATTGTGAGACCCGAACCATGTGAACAGAAACTAACAGTGCCAAATGCTGAATATGCAGCTTATGAAGAGTGGTTG AGTGATCATCCCTCGGCATTGGTCTCATTTGAGGAGATGATGACCTCAGCAAAGGGTAAGAAGATAGTCATGTTTCTAGATTATGATGGTACACTCTCCCCTATAGTAGATGATCCTGAGTTAGCCTTCATGTCAGATAAG ATGAGATCAGCAGTACGTGAAGTTGCAGGGTGTTTTCCAACAGCAATAATCAGTggaagaagtcgagataag GTGCATAATTTTGTTAAGTTGAATGAAGTGTATTATGCTGGAAGTCATGGTATGGATATTATGGCTCCACCAAGGAAGCATAAATCTGGTGATTTCAAGTACCAAACTCCATCTGTTGGTGAAAAG GGTAATTCTGCAATTTTTCAACCTGCTCAAGAATTCTTGCCTGAAATTGAAAAG ATATTTGATGAGCTAGAAAAGGCAACAAAGGTGTTCAAAGGAGTTACTGTGGAAGACAATAGATTTTGCATATCTGTTCATTATCGTAGAGCTGAAGAGAAG GTTCATTCTGACGTGAAACGGATTGTGAAGTCAGTTGTGGATAAACACAGTCGTTTTCATAAAACTGAAGGCAAAAAG GTTTGGGAGGTACGGCCATCTATAAAATGGAACAAAGGTAATGCCTTAGAATATCTCCTCAACACTCTTGGGTTTGATGAATCAAGTGATGTTCTTCCCATCTACATTGGAGATGACAGAACAGATGAAGATGCCTTTGAG GTTTTACAGAAAAGAGGGCAAGGATTTTCaatcctagtatctcaaaaacCAAAGGAAACAAGAGCATCCTACTCACTGCGAGATCCCTCTGAAGTACTCACATTCCTGTTAAGATTAGCAAAATGGAGACAGGAttcttga
- the LOC110780179 gene encoding uncharacterized protein, which produces MECNKDEAMRAKDIAVRKFTEKDFSGAKKFALKAQTLYQGLDGIAQMIASLEVYILGQNKINGEIDMYGVLGVAPLADDETIKKHYRKLVLQLHPDKNKFVGADGAFQLVTEAFNLLSDKSKRAAYNSRRNIKPTFQKVPQSGVSVPAGSGQFQQKFPTHVGVGVAVPGGGRTADQKIPIPTQFGARKTVEQPFRNNNSQQKDPAQSGSSPVPAQSGVNGYQKHSSSAASSSSRGKAAPPKSRTQKASSSSPTVQSFFNRGDTFWTMCTRCKMQYEYMRVYLNQILKCPHCQVGFAASEVPPPSNLAPVHPQQHRKPPSSSSSSRPSTSGAANNNNNSSGTTASARWSPLFGTTTFNNNTVYNNNSSFPQKNTPVNAQPKSDQQNKAAGKRERNDDPGLSGGGPLKKIREMVGSGNIFGGGIPIPSQPGTGIWETGIRFSSEVGRRKFFEGIRSKINHVSRELSTVEVRKMLSEKALTEIREKVRKWKSERVAKTAAKEAEMVTMTVPDPDFHVFDLDRSESCFAANQVWATYDDDDGMPRFYVIINEVISLEPFQVKLNKLNSKSTTEFGPLGWIENGYIKSCGDFWVGRSETRNSLNSFSHKVRWVKGPRGVIQIYPRKGDIWALYKNWAPGWNKDTPEEVVHAYDMVEVMSDYNEEQGVEVSPLEKAAGFRTVYKKPDLNEVTRIWREEMFRFSHQVPKHVLTGLEGPNAPKGFVELDPAATLTEVPQVTAPGSGSGSGSGSGSGSGSGSGSGSDLLQVTAPVSGSGSGSRLVQVTAPGIKDHSTGTDSGSGSGSGMPNR; this is translated from the coding sequence ATGGAATGCAATAAAGACGAAGCGATGAGGGCAAAAGACATTGCCGTCAGAAAATTCACAGAAAAAGATTTTTCCGGTGCAAAGAAGTTTGCACTAAAGGCGCAGACTTTATATCAGGGCCTAGATGGAATCGCACAAATGATAGCCAGCCTCGAGGTTTACATTTTAGGTCAAAACAAAATAAACGGAGAAATTGATATGTATGGCGTACTCGGTGTTGCTCCGTTAGCTGATGACGAGACCATAAAGAAACATTACAGGAAACTGGTATTACAACTTCACCCTGATAAAAACAAGTTTGTTGGTGCTGACGGTGCTTTTCAGCTCGTTACAGAAGCTTTTAACTTGTTATCTGACAAATCTAAGAGAGCTGCTTACAATAGCCGCCGTAATATCAAACCAACCTTCCAGAAGGTTCCTCAGTCTGGTGTTTCAGTGCCAGCTGGCAGTGGGCAGTTTCAGCAGAAGTTTCCAACTCATGTCGGAGTCGGAGTTGCAGTGCCAGGTGGCGGCAGAACAGCTGATCAGAAGATTCCAATTCCGACACAGTTTGGTGCTAGGAAAACAGTTGAGCAACCTTTCAGGAACAACAACTCTCAACAAAAGGATCCTGCTCAAAGTGGGAGTTCACCAGTTCCTGCTCAAAGTGGGGTTAATGGTTATCAGAAACATTCTAGTTCAGCCGCCTCTTCTTCTTCACGTGGAAAGGCGGCACCACCAAAGAGTAGAACTCAAAaagcttcttcttcttctccaacAGTTCAATCTTTCTTTAACAGAGGTGATACATTCTGGACTATGTGCACAAGATGCAAGATGCAATACGAGTATATGCGTGTTTATCTGAATCAGATTCTGAAATGCCCGCATTGTCAAGTGGGGTTTGCGGCTTCAGAAGTACCTCCACCTTCGAATCTCGCACCGGTTCACCCTCAACAACATCGAAAGccgccttcttcttcttcgagcTCGAGACCTTCAACTTCTGGTGCggctaataataataataattcatccgGTACTACTGCAAGTGCTCGTTGGAGCCCTCTTTTCGGAACAACAACTTTTAACAACAATACtgtttataataataatagttcCTTTCCTCAGAAAAACACTCCTGTTAATGCTCAACCCAAAAGTGATCAACAGAACAAGGCAGCTGGTAAACGGGAGAGGAATGATGATCCTGGTTTAAGTGGAGGTGGTCCTTTAAAGAAGATAAGGGAAATGGTTGGTTCTGGTAATATTTTTGGAGGTGGTATTCCAATTCCAAGTCAACCAGGAACAGGAATCTGGGAAACTGGAATAAGATTTTCATCAGAAGTTGGAAGAAGAAAGTTTTTTGAAGGAATCAGATCAAAGATTAATCATGTTAGCAGAGAATTGTCAACTGTAGAAGTGAGAAAGATGCTGTCTGAGAAAGCTCTTACGGAGATACGCGAGAAAGTAAGAAAATGGAAGTCGGAACGAGTTGCCAAAACTGCTGCCAAAGAGGCTGAGATGGTCACGATGACTGTACCGGATCCTGATTTTCACGTCTTTGATTTGGACCGATCAGAAAGTTGTTTTGCAGCCAATCAGGTGTGGGCTacatatgatgatgatgatggaatGCCCCGTTTCTATGTCATCATCAATGAGGTCATCTCATTGGAACCGTTTCAAGTGAAGCTTAATAAGCTCAACTCTAAAAGCACCACTGAGTTTGGCCCGTTGGGTTGGATAGAAAATGGGTACATCAAGAGTTGTGGGGATTTCTGGGTTGGGAGGTCCGAGACAAGAAATTCACTGAATTCGTTCTCCCATAAAGTGAGGTGGGTTAAAGGGCCCCGCGGAGTTATCCAGATATACCCACGAAAGGGAGATATTTGGGCTTTGTACAAGAACTGGGCCCCCGGTTGGAACAAAGATACCCCGGAAGAAGTTGTACACGCGTACGACATGGTGGAAGTGATGAGTGACTACAACGAAGAACAAGGCGTGGAAGTTTCCCCTCTTGAGAAAGCTGCTGGTTTCCGAACTGTCTATAAGAAGCCCGACTTAAATGAGGTAACGCGGATTTGGAGGGAGGAAATGTTCAGATTCTCTCATCAGGTTCCCAAGCATGTACTCACGGGTTTAGAAGGCCCGAATGCTCCAAAGGGTTTTGTAGAACTTGACCCTGCTGCTACTCTGACAGAAGTTCCTCAGGTTACTGCACCAGGTTCAGGTTCAGGTTCAGGTTCAGGTTCAGGTTCAGGTTCAGGTTCAGGTTCAGGTTCAGGTTCAGACCTTCTTCAGGTGACTGCACCAGTTTCAGGTTCAGGTTCAGGTtcacgccttgttcaggtgaCTGCACCAGGTATCAAGGACCACTCAACAGGAACAGATTCAGGTTCAGGTTCGGGTTCAGGTATGCCGAATAGGTAG
- the LOC130468929 gene encoding uncharacterized mitochondrial protein AtMg00310-like — protein MGVDRYIEENDWHKWDSMCLPKSRGGLGFHDLKCFNQALLAKRAWRLHNDTKSLLHHVLKARYYKNDGFIDARRGYDPSYTWRSIWGSKSLLLDGLKWSVGNGLSIGVWDEAWLPGDSVVNVTTQYGCGCLER, from the coding sequence ATGGGGGTCGACCGATACATCGAGGAAAATGATTGGCACAAGTGGGATTCAATGTGCCTGCCAAAGTCTAGGGGTGGGTTGGGTTTTCATGATCTCAAGTGCTTCAACCAAGCCCTTCTTGCCAAACGTGCATGGAGATTACATAATGATACCAAGTCCCTACTCCACCACGTGTTGAAAGCAAGGTATTACAAGAATGATGGGTTTATTGATGCTAGAAGAGGGTACGACCCGAGTTACACATGGAGAAGCATTTGGGGTTCCAAGTCTCTGTTGTTGGACGGGCTGAAATGGAGCGTGGGAAATGGCTTGAGCATAGGGGTATGGGATGAAGCATGGCTGCCGGGGGATAGTGTTGTTAATGTGACCACTCAATATGGGTGCGGGTGTTTGGAACGATAA
- the LOC110780189 gene encoding uncharacterized protein isoform X1 has product MLDRVRNETNGGGLYPVKQRKMSFQKLPKKEEEQSTELLHGRASKAQRVSASSPSINGRRKVSHADIELVQKLIERCLVLYMTKDEAVSTLVTRGQLEPHFITLVWQRLEEENPEFFSAYNVQLVLKKQITLFNQLLEQQYHLMSREYRSVTPPSFNNSLSHMPVKSSFGYPSQQPYLPSRGASNMEPLCYGSRYHVVDGIPAAGNFYSNPPNIRYAACDNHEMDIDPYDQFLFEPDEIQSCIQPMAFGATFPFNTCKIEGFQPAVDGGSGSSSDNLVSHCNLTNNLEELAALQSYQSALFPMPDIVNIMGESPEECDIVNYFIADAPCLEPKFGIGTEKS; this is encoded by the exons ATGCTTGATAGAGTTCGGAACGAAACAAACGGAGGTGGTTTGTATCCTGTGAAGCAAAGGAAGATGAGTTTTCAG AAGCTGCCAAAGAAAGAGGAAGAACAATCGACTGAATTGTTGCACGGCCGTGCATCTAAGGCTCAAAGAGTCTCAGCTTCATCCCCTTCGATCAATGGCCGCAGGAAAGTCTCACATGCAGATATTGAACTT GTCCAGAAACTGATTGAAAGGTGTCTGGTATTGTACATGACTAAGGATGAAGCAGTAAGCACACTTGTTACTCGTGGACAACTGGAGCCACATTTTATAACCCTCG TGTGGCAGAGACTGGAAGAAGAAAATCCTGAATTTTTCAGTGCTTATAATGTACAACTAGTTTTGAAGAAGCAGATCACATTATTCAATCAACTGTTGGAGCAGCAGTACCATTTGATGAGCAGAGAGTACCGTAGTGTTACGCCGCCTTCTTTTAACAATAGTCTCAGTCACATGCCTG TGAAGTCATCATTTGGATATCCTTCCCAACAACCTTATCTTCCATCTAGAGGTGCTTCAAATATGGAACCATTGTGCTACGGGTCTCGATATCATGTGGTAGATGGAATTCCTGCGGCAGGCAACTTTTATTCCAATCCACCGAATAT CAGATATGCTGCTTGTGACAACCATGAGATGGATATAGATCCCTATGATCAATTCTTATTTGAACCGGATGAGATTCAGAGTTGTATTCAACCGATGGCATTTGGTGCAACTTTTCCATTCAATACGTGCAAGATAGAAGGGTTCCAACCTGCTGTGGATGGTGGCAGCGGAAGTTCTTCTGACAATCTTGTTTCTCACTGTAATCTAACCAACAATCTTGAAG AACTTGCAGCATTACAGAGCTACCAAAGTGCCCTTTTCCCAATGCCTGATATAGTAAATATCATGGGGGAGTCTCCTGAAGAATGTGATATAG ttAACTACTTCATTGCCGATGCCCCCTGTCTAGAACCCAAATTTGGAATTGGCACGGAGAAATCATAG
- the LOC110780189 gene encoding uncharacterized protein isoform X3, with amino-acid sequence MLDRVRNETNGGGLYPVKQRKMSFQLPKKEEEQSTELLHGRASKAQRVSASSPSINGRRKVSHADIELVQKLIERCLVLYMTKDEAVSTLVTRGQLEPHFITLVWQRLEEENPEFFSAYNVQLVLKKQITLFNQLLEQQYHLMSREYRSVTPPSFNNSLSHMPVKSSFGYPSQQPYLPSRGASNMEPLCYGSRYHVVDGIPAAGNFYSNPPNIRYAACDNHEMDIDPYDQFLFEPDEIQSCIQPMAFGATFPFNTCKIEGFQPAVDGGSGSSSDNLVSHCNLTNNLEELAALQSYQSALFPMPDIVNIMGESPEECDIVNYFIADAPCLEPKFGIGTEKS; translated from the exons ATGCTTGATAGAGTTCGGAACGAAACAAACGGAGGTGGTTTGTATCCTGTGAAGCAAAGGAAGATGAGTTTTCAG CTGCCAAAGAAAGAGGAAGAACAATCGACTGAATTGTTGCACGGCCGTGCATCTAAGGCTCAAAGAGTCTCAGCTTCATCCCCTTCGATCAATGGCCGCAGGAAAGTCTCACATGCAGATATTGAACTT GTCCAGAAACTGATTGAAAGGTGTCTGGTATTGTACATGACTAAGGATGAAGCAGTAAGCACACTTGTTACTCGTGGACAACTGGAGCCACATTTTATAACCCTCG TGTGGCAGAGACTGGAAGAAGAAAATCCTGAATTTTTCAGTGCTTATAATGTACAACTAGTTTTGAAGAAGCAGATCACATTATTCAATCAACTGTTGGAGCAGCAGTACCATTTGATGAGCAGAGAGTACCGTAGTGTTACGCCGCCTTCTTTTAACAATAGTCTCAGTCACATGCCTG TGAAGTCATCATTTGGATATCCTTCCCAACAACCTTATCTTCCATCTAGAGGTGCTTCAAATATGGAACCATTGTGCTACGGGTCTCGATATCATGTGGTAGATGGAATTCCTGCGGCAGGCAACTTTTATTCCAATCCACCGAATAT CAGATATGCTGCTTGTGACAACCATGAGATGGATATAGATCCCTATGATCAATTCTTATTTGAACCGGATGAGATTCAGAGTTGTATTCAACCGATGGCATTTGGTGCAACTTTTCCATTCAATACGTGCAAGATAGAAGGGTTCCAACCTGCTGTGGATGGTGGCAGCGGAAGTTCTTCTGACAATCTTGTTTCTCACTGTAATCTAACCAACAATCTTGAAG AACTTGCAGCATTACAGAGCTACCAAAGTGCCCTTTTCCCAATGCCTGATATAGTAAATATCATGGGGGAGTCTCCTGAAGAATGTGATATAG ttAACTACTTCATTGCCGATGCCCCCTGTCTAGAACCCAAATTTGGAATTGGCACGGAGAAATCATAG
- the LOC110780189 gene encoding uncharacterized protein isoform X2: MLDRVRNETNGGGLYPVKQRKMSFQKLPKKEEEQSTELLHGRASKAQRVSASSPSINGRRKVSHADIELVQKLIERCLVLYMTKDEAVSTLVTRGQLEPHFITLVWQRLEEENPEFFSAYNVQLVLKKQITLFNQLLEQQYHLMSREYRSVTPPSFNNSLSHMPVKSSFGYPSQQPYLPSRGASNMEPLCYGSRYHVVDGIPAAGNFYSNPPNIYAACDNHEMDIDPYDQFLFEPDEIQSCIQPMAFGATFPFNTCKIEGFQPAVDGGSGSSSDNLVSHCNLTNNLEELAALQSYQSALFPMPDIVNIMGESPEECDIVNYFIADAPCLEPKFGIGTEKS, encoded by the exons ATGCTTGATAGAGTTCGGAACGAAACAAACGGAGGTGGTTTGTATCCTGTGAAGCAAAGGAAGATGAGTTTTCAG AAGCTGCCAAAGAAAGAGGAAGAACAATCGACTGAATTGTTGCACGGCCGTGCATCTAAGGCTCAAAGAGTCTCAGCTTCATCCCCTTCGATCAATGGCCGCAGGAAAGTCTCACATGCAGATATTGAACTT GTCCAGAAACTGATTGAAAGGTGTCTGGTATTGTACATGACTAAGGATGAAGCAGTAAGCACACTTGTTACTCGTGGACAACTGGAGCCACATTTTATAACCCTCG TGTGGCAGAGACTGGAAGAAGAAAATCCTGAATTTTTCAGTGCTTATAATGTACAACTAGTTTTGAAGAAGCAGATCACATTATTCAATCAACTGTTGGAGCAGCAGTACCATTTGATGAGCAGAGAGTACCGTAGTGTTACGCCGCCTTCTTTTAACAATAGTCTCAGTCACATGCCTG TGAAGTCATCATTTGGATATCCTTCCCAACAACCTTATCTTCCATCTAGAGGTGCTTCAAATATGGAACCATTGTGCTACGGGTCTCGATATCATGTGGTAGATGGAATTCCTGCGGCAGGCAACTTTTATTCCAATCCACCGAATAT ATATGCTGCTTGTGACAACCATGAGATGGATATAGATCCCTATGATCAATTCTTATTTGAACCGGATGAGATTCAGAGTTGTATTCAACCGATGGCATTTGGTGCAACTTTTCCATTCAATACGTGCAAGATAGAAGGGTTCCAACCTGCTGTGGATGGTGGCAGCGGAAGTTCTTCTGACAATCTTGTTTCTCACTGTAATCTAACCAACAATCTTGAAG AACTTGCAGCATTACAGAGCTACCAAAGTGCCCTTTTCCCAATGCCTGATATAGTAAATATCATGGGGGAGTCTCCTGAAGAATGTGATATAG ttAACTACTTCATTGCCGATGCCCCCTGTCTAGAACCCAAATTTGGAATTGGCACGGAGAAATCATAG
- the LOC110780189 gene encoding uncharacterized protein isoform X5, with amino-acid sequence MSFQLPKKEEEQSTELLHGRASKAQRVSASSPSINGRRKVSHADIELVQKLIERCLVLYMTKDEAVSTLVTRGQLEPHFITLVWQRLEEENPEFFSAYNVQLVLKKQITLFNQLLEQQYHLMSREYRSVTPPSFNNSLSHMPVKSSFGYPSQQPYLPSRGASNMEPLCYGSRYHVVDGIPAAGNFYSNPPNIRYAACDNHEMDIDPYDQFLFEPDEIQSCIQPMAFGATFPFNTCKIEGFQPAVDGGSGSSSDNLVSHCNLTNNLEELAALQSYQSALFPMPDIVNIMGESPEECDIVNYFIADAPCLEPKFGIGTEKS; translated from the exons ATGAGTTTTCAG CTGCCAAAGAAAGAGGAAGAACAATCGACTGAATTGTTGCACGGCCGTGCATCTAAGGCTCAAAGAGTCTCAGCTTCATCCCCTTCGATCAATGGCCGCAGGAAAGTCTCACATGCAGATATTGAACTT GTCCAGAAACTGATTGAAAGGTGTCTGGTATTGTACATGACTAAGGATGAAGCAGTAAGCACACTTGTTACTCGTGGACAACTGGAGCCACATTTTATAACCCTCG TGTGGCAGAGACTGGAAGAAGAAAATCCTGAATTTTTCAGTGCTTATAATGTACAACTAGTTTTGAAGAAGCAGATCACATTATTCAATCAACTGTTGGAGCAGCAGTACCATTTGATGAGCAGAGAGTACCGTAGTGTTACGCCGCCTTCTTTTAACAATAGTCTCAGTCACATGCCTG TGAAGTCATCATTTGGATATCCTTCCCAACAACCTTATCTTCCATCTAGAGGTGCTTCAAATATGGAACCATTGTGCTACGGGTCTCGATATCATGTGGTAGATGGAATTCCTGCGGCAGGCAACTTTTATTCCAATCCACCGAATAT CAGATATGCTGCTTGTGACAACCATGAGATGGATATAGATCCCTATGATCAATTCTTATTTGAACCGGATGAGATTCAGAGTTGTATTCAACCGATGGCATTTGGTGCAACTTTTCCATTCAATACGTGCAAGATAGAAGGGTTCCAACCTGCTGTGGATGGTGGCAGCGGAAGTTCTTCTGACAATCTTGTTTCTCACTGTAATCTAACCAACAATCTTGAAG AACTTGCAGCATTACAGAGCTACCAAAGTGCCCTTTTCCCAATGCCTGATATAGTAAATATCATGGGGGAGTCTCCTGAAGAATGTGATATAG ttAACTACTTCATTGCCGATGCCCCCTGTCTAGAACCCAAATTTGGAATTGGCACGGAGAAATCATAG
- the LOC110780189 gene encoding uncharacterized protein isoform X4: MSFQKLPKKEEEQSTELLHGRASKAQRVSASSPSINGRRKVSHADIELVQKLIERCLVLYMTKDEAVSTLVTRGQLEPHFITLVWQRLEEENPEFFSAYNVQLVLKKQITLFNQLLEQQYHLMSREYRSVTPPSFNNSLSHMPVKSSFGYPSQQPYLPSRGASNMEPLCYGSRYHVVDGIPAAGNFYSNPPNIRYAACDNHEMDIDPYDQFLFEPDEIQSCIQPMAFGATFPFNTCKIEGFQPAVDGGSGSSSDNLVSHCNLTNNLEELAALQSYQSALFPMPDIVNIMGESPEECDIVNYFIADAPCLEPKFGIGTEKS; encoded by the exons ATGAGTTTTCAG AAGCTGCCAAAGAAAGAGGAAGAACAATCGACTGAATTGTTGCACGGCCGTGCATCTAAGGCTCAAAGAGTCTCAGCTTCATCCCCTTCGATCAATGGCCGCAGGAAAGTCTCACATGCAGATATTGAACTT GTCCAGAAACTGATTGAAAGGTGTCTGGTATTGTACATGACTAAGGATGAAGCAGTAAGCACACTTGTTACTCGTGGACAACTGGAGCCACATTTTATAACCCTCG TGTGGCAGAGACTGGAAGAAGAAAATCCTGAATTTTTCAGTGCTTATAATGTACAACTAGTTTTGAAGAAGCAGATCACATTATTCAATCAACTGTTGGAGCAGCAGTACCATTTGATGAGCAGAGAGTACCGTAGTGTTACGCCGCCTTCTTTTAACAATAGTCTCAGTCACATGCCTG TGAAGTCATCATTTGGATATCCTTCCCAACAACCTTATCTTCCATCTAGAGGTGCTTCAAATATGGAACCATTGTGCTACGGGTCTCGATATCATGTGGTAGATGGAATTCCTGCGGCAGGCAACTTTTATTCCAATCCACCGAATAT CAGATATGCTGCTTGTGACAACCATGAGATGGATATAGATCCCTATGATCAATTCTTATTTGAACCGGATGAGATTCAGAGTTGTATTCAACCGATGGCATTTGGTGCAACTTTTCCATTCAATACGTGCAAGATAGAAGGGTTCCAACCTGCTGTGGATGGTGGCAGCGGAAGTTCTTCTGACAATCTTGTTTCTCACTGTAATCTAACCAACAATCTTGAAG AACTTGCAGCATTACAGAGCTACCAAAGTGCCCTTTTCCCAATGCCTGATATAGTAAATATCATGGGGGAGTCTCCTGAAGAATGTGATATAG ttAACTACTTCATTGCCGATGCCCCCTGTCTAGAACCCAAATTTGGAATTGGCACGGAGAAATCATAG